Proteins encoded by one window of Shewanella avicenniae:
- a CDS encoding pyridoxal-phosphate-dependent aminotransferase family protein, whose product MIAAPQTNAFNPPRRILMGPGPSDIYPEVLAAQSRPTVGHLDPLFIGMMDELKALIQYAFQTQNQMTIAVSAPGSAGMETCFVNLVEPGEKVIVCRNGVFGERMRQNVERIGGVAVVVDTPWGEPVNVEDVQQALEANPDAKFLAFVHAETSTGALSDAKTLCALAKKYGCLSIVDAVTSLGGVELLVDEWGIDAIYSGSQKCLSCVPGLSPVSFSDAAVEKLKARKTPVQSWFLDQSLVMGYWSGNGKRSYHHTAPVNALYALHESLRKLADEGLENAWQRHSQMHQLLKAGLEKFGIKFVVAEASRLPQLNAVYIPEGVDDVAVRSRLLNDYNLEIGAGLGDLAGKAWRIGLMGYGARRENVALCLRALEEVLG is encoded by the coding sequence ATGATTGCCGCACCGCAAACTAACGCGTTTAATCCACCTCGTCGTATTTTGATGGGACCCGGCCCTTCAGACATCTATCCTGAAGTGCTTGCAGCGCAATCACGTCCAACTGTCGGTCACCTTGACCCGCTGTTTATCGGTATGATGGATGAGCTAAAAGCGCTGATCCAATATGCATTTCAAACCCAAAACCAGATGACCATTGCGGTATCTGCGCCCGGCAGTGCGGGGATGGAAACCTGCTTTGTTAACTTGGTCGAGCCCGGTGAGAAAGTGATTGTGTGTCGCAACGGTGTGTTTGGTGAGCGTATGCGCCAAAACGTTGAACGCATTGGCGGTGTTGCCGTGGTGGTTGATACCCCGTGGGGCGAGCCTGTGAATGTCGAAGACGTGCAGCAAGCACTCGAAGCCAACCCAGATGCCAAATTCCTCGCCTTTGTACACGCAGAAACCTCAACCGGTGCGCTGTCAGATGCCAAAACCCTGTGTGCGCTGGCGAAAAAATACGGTTGCCTCAGTATTGTCGATGCAGTGACCTCCCTCGGCGGTGTTGAACTGCTGGTGGACGAGTGGGGCATTGATGCCATCTATTCTGGCAGCCAAAAATGTTTATCCTGCGTGCCGGGTTTATCGCCAGTGTCGTTCTCTGATGCGGCAGTTGAGAAACTGAAAGCGCGCAAAACCCCTGTACAAAGCTGGTTCCTTGACCAATCGTTGGTGATGGGTTATTGGAGTGGCAACGGCAAACGTAGCTATCACCACACTGCACCCGTCAACGCTTTATACGCCCTGCACGAGTCACTGCGCAAATTGGCCGATGAAGGCTTAGAAAACGCATGGCAACGCCATAGCCAGATGCACCAACTGCTAAAAGCGGGCTTAGAAAAATTCGGCATCAAGTTTGTAGTGGCTGAAGCGTCACGCTTGCCGCAACTGAATGCTGTCTATATTCCTGAAGGCGTGGACGATGTAGCGGTGCGCAGTCGCTTGCTGAATGACTACAACCTTGAAATCGGTGCAGGCCTTGGTGACTTAGCTGGCAAAGCATGGCGTATCGGCTTGATGGGTTACGGCGCCCGTCGTGAGAATGTTGCCTTGTGTTTGCGCGCCTTGGAAGAAGTGCTCGGCTAA
- the ilvA gene encoding threonine ammonia-lyase, biosynthetic, producing the protein MLALASQSQLSLANYYLQRILLSSVYDVAKVTPLSNLKKLSARLGCDVFLKREDMQPVHSFKLRGAYNRIAELSAEEAACGVVCASAGNHAQGVALSAASRGISAVIVMPSTTPDIKVDAVRRLGGNVVLHGQAFDQANEYAMSLARDEGRVYIAPFDDEAVIAGQGTIAQEMLQQQRDLDVVFVPVGGGGLIAGIAAYYKAVKPEVTIVGVEPVDAACLKAAMEAGEAVTLEQVGLFADGVAVKRIGAEPFRLAKDYVDEVITVTSDEICAAIKDIFEDTRAIAEPAGALSLAGLKKYMSQHQGEERKVAAILSGANVNFHSLRYVSERCELGEHKEAVLAVTIPERPGAFLQFCETLGKRSITEFNYRFSGRDRAVVFAGIRVNQGQPELDELVSSLVGNGFAVQDLTEDETAKLHVRYMVGGLPPEALQERLFSFEFPEHPGALLKFLQTLQSKWNISLFHYRNHGAAFGQVLAGFEVPAADDAAFATFLDELGFGYQDETNSPAYQLFLAHK; encoded by the coding sequence ATGTTAGCGCTCGCGTCCCAGTCGCAACTGTCACTGGCCAACTACTATCTACAGCGGATTTTGCTGTCTAGCGTCTATGACGTTGCGAAGGTGACGCCGCTGTCTAACCTCAAAAAACTGTCGGCACGGCTCGGCTGCGATGTGTTCCTCAAGCGGGAAGATATGCAGCCAGTGCACTCGTTCAAACTGCGCGGTGCTTACAATCGCATTGCCGAGTTAAGCGCTGAAGAAGCTGCCTGCGGTGTGGTGTGTGCCTCGGCCGGTAACCACGCACAAGGGGTGGCGTTATCGGCGGCCAGCCGCGGCATCAGCGCGGTGATTGTAATGCCAAGCACCACGCCAGATATTAAAGTCGATGCGGTACGTCGCCTCGGCGGCAATGTGGTGTTGCACGGCCAAGCGTTTGACCAAGCGAATGAATACGCCATGTCGCTGGCACGTGATGAAGGCCGTGTCTATATCGCGCCGTTTGACGATGAAGCGGTGATCGCTGGTCAAGGCACCATTGCCCAAGAGATGTTGCAACAGCAGCGCGATCTGGATGTGGTGTTTGTGCCTGTGGGTGGTGGTGGTTTGATTGCTGGCATCGCAGCCTACTACAAAGCGGTGAAGCCGGAAGTCACCATTGTTGGGGTGGAGCCGGTCGACGCTGCCTGTTTAAAAGCGGCGATGGAAGCCGGTGAAGCGGTCACGCTCGAACAAGTGGGCTTATTTGCTGACGGCGTGGCGGTAAAACGCATCGGCGCTGAACCGTTTCGGTTGGCTAAAGACTATGTTGATGAAGTCATTACCGTGACCTCCGATGAAATCTGCGCTGCTATCAAAGATATTTTTGAAGATACTCGTGCGATTGCTGAACCTGCAGGTGCGTTGTCACTTGCTGGCTTGAAAAAGTACATGAGCCAGCATCAAGGCGAAGAGCGTAAAGTGGCGGCCATTCTCAGTGGTGCCAACGTGAACTTTCACAGTTTGCGTTATGTATCAGAGCGCTGCGAACTCGGCGAACACAAAGAAGCGGTATTGGCAGTGACGATTCCTGAACGTCCTGGCGCGTTTTTGCAGTTTTGCGAAACCCTTGGCAAGCGTTCAATTACCGAGTTTAACTACCGCTTTAGCGGCCGCGATCGCGCCGTGGTGTTTGCCGGAATTCGGGTCAACCAAGGTCAGCCAGAGTTAGATGAATTAGTTAGTTCTTTAGTGGGCAATGGCTTTGCTGTGCAGGATCTTACCGAAGATGAAACCGCGAAATTGCACGTGCGTTATATGGTCGGTGGCTTACCACCAGAGGCGCTGCAAGAACGTTTGTTTAGCTTTGAGTTTCCTGAGCATCCCGGTGCCTTGCTGAAGTTCCTGCAAACACTGCAAAGCAAGTGGAATATCAGTTTGTTCCACTATCGCAACCACGGCGCGGCCTTTGGCCAAGTGCTGGCGGGCTTTGAAGTGCCTGCGGCGGATGATGCCGCATTTGCCACCTTCTTGGACGAGCTCGGCTTTGGTTATCAAGACGAAACCAACAGTCCTGCGTATCAGCTGTTCCTAGCACATAAGTAG
- the ilvD gene encoding dihydroxy-acid dehydratase, whose protein sequence is MPKLRSATSTEGRNMAGARALWRATGVKDNDFGKPIIAIANSFTQFVPGHVHLKDMGALVASAIEEAGGIAKEFNTIAVDDGIAMGHGGMLYSLPSRELIADSVEYMVNAHCADALVCISNCDKITPGMLMAALRLNIPVVFVSGGPMEAGKTKLSDKIIKLDLVDAMVAAADHRVSDADSEKIERSACPTCGSCSGMFTANSMNCLTEALGLSLPGNGSLVATHADRRELFLEAGRRVMELAKRYYQQDDASALPRNIASFKAFENAMTLDIAMGGSSNTVLHLLAAAQEAEVDFTMANIDQLSRKVPHLCKVAPSTPLYHMEDVHRAGGVMGILGELARAGLLHTDVPHVAANGGTLADVLAKYDVVVTEDAAVKEFFRAGPAGIPTTVAFSQDCRWETLDDNRESGCIRSREHAFSQEGGLAVLFGNIAANGCIVKTAGVDESILKFTGKARVYESQEDSVAGILGGEVVEGDVVVIRYEGPKGGPGMQEMLYPTSYLKSRGLGKACALITDGRFSGGTSGLSIGHVSPEAAAGGEIGLIETGDIIEIDIPTRGISLKVSAEELAARRAAMEAKGAQAWKPVSRQRPVSMALKAYALMATSADKGAVRDRSMLED, encoded by the coding sequence ATGCCGAAATTACGTTCTGCCACCAGTACCGAAGGCCGCAATATGGCCGGAGCTCGCGCCCTGTGGCGTGCCACCGGAGTTAAAGACAATGATTTCGGCAAACCGATTATTGCCATCGCCAACTCATTTACTCAGTTTGTTCCCGGCCATGTGCACCTGAAAGACATGGGCGCGTTGGTGGCATCTGCCATCGAAGAAGCGGGCGGTATTGCCAAAGAGTTCAACACCATTGCGGTGGATGATGGTATCGCCATGGGTCACGGCGGCATGCTGTATTCGCTGCCATCACGCGAGCTGATTGCTGATAGCGTGGAATACATGGTCAATGCCCACTGTGCCGATGCGCTGGTGTGTATCTCTAACTGCGACAAAATCACCCCGGGAATGCTGATGGCTGCGCTGCGGCTCAACATTCCAGTAGTGTTTGTTTCTGGCGGCCCAATGGAAGCCGGTAAAACCAAGCTGTCAGACAAGATCATCAAACTCGATTTGGTGGATGCGATGGTGGCTGCGGCGGATCACCGTGTATCGGATGCAGACAGTGAAAAAATTGAACGCAGCGCTTGTCCAACCTGTGGTTCGTGCTCAGGCATGTTTACCGCCAACTCAATGAACTGTTTGACCGAAGCTTTGGGGCTGTCACTGCCGGGCAACGGCTCGCTGGTGGCGACTCATGCAGATCGTCGCGAGCTGTTCTTAGAAGCAGGTCGTAGGGTGATGGAGCTGGCAAAACGTTATTACCAACAAGATGATGCCAGTGCATTGCCACGTAATATCGCTTCATTTAAAGCCTTTGAAAACGCCATGACATTGGATATCGCCATGGGCGGTTCATCCAACACGGTACTGCACTTGCTGGCTGCCGCGCAGGAAGCGGAAGTTGATTTCACCATGGCAAACATCGACCAATTGAGCCGCAAAGTGCCGCACCTGTGTAAAGTGGCACCTTCTACGCCGCTGTACCATATGGAAGATGTGCATCGCGCCGGTGGCGTGATGGGTATTTTGGGTGAGTTAGCTCGTGCCGGTTTGCTGCACACTGACGTACCACACGTGGCCGCCAACGGCGGTACTTTGGCGGATGTACTGGCTAAATATGATGTGGTGGTGACCGAAGATGCCGCAGTGAAAGAATTCTTCCGCGCAGGTCCGGCCGGTATTCCAACCACCGTGGCCTTTAGCCAAGATTGCCGTTGGGAAACGCTGGATGATAACCGCGAAAGTGGTTGTATCCGCAGCCGCGAACATGCCTTCAGTCAAGAAGGTGGTTTGGCAGTGTTGTTCGGTAATATCGCCGCCAACGGCTGTATTGTAAAAACAGCGGGCGTGGATGAATCAATTTTGAAATTCACCGGTAAAGCGCGAGTTTATGAAAGCCAAGAAGATTCAGTAGCAGGTATTTTGGGGGGCGAAGTGGTAGAAGGCGACGTGGTGGTGATCCGCTACGAAGGCCCGAAAGGCGGCCCTGGCATGCAAGAGATGTTGTACCCAACCAGCTACCTGAAATCACGCGGTTTAGGTAAAGCTTGTGCGCTGATCACCGATGGCCGTTTCTCTGGCGGTACCTCTGGTTTGTCAATCGGTCACGTGTCACCAGAAGCCGCCGCGGGCGGTGAAATTGGTCTGATTGAAACTGGCGATATCATCGAAATCGATATTCCAACCCGTGGTATATCTCTGAAAGTGAGCGCTGAAGAGCTGGCAGCCCGCCGCGCGGCGATGGAAGCCAAAGGCGCCCAAGCGTGGAAACCTGTTTCACGTCAACGCCCGGTGTCGATGGCATTGAAAGCCTATGCACTAATGGCCACTAGCGCAGATAAAGGCGCAGTGCGCGATCGCAGCATGTTGGAGGATTAA
- the ilvM gene encoding acetolactate synthase 2 small subunit, translating into MIHHLALTLEQRPEVLERVLRVVRHRGFRVCSMNMTEQDDKYLQLNLAVDSDKAVELLSRQLDKLLDVTHCVVSTPAAMSQTVNG; encoded by the coding sequence ATGATCCATCATCTGGCCCTGACTTTAGAGCAACGCCCCGAAGTGTTAGAACGCGTGCTGCGCGTCGTCCGTCACCGTGGTTTTCGCGTCTGTAGTATGAACATGACCGAGCAGGATGATAAATACCTGCAACTGAATCTGGCGGTCGATAGCGATAAAGCAGTAGAGTTACTCAGCCGCCAATTGGACAAATTATTAGATGTGACGCACTGCGTGGTTAGCACGCCCGCCGCCATGTCACAAACCGTGAATGGTTGA
- the ilvG gene encoding acetolactate synthase 2 catalytic subunit, translating to MEQGQTISGSQAVIEVLAAHGVDTVFGYPGGAIMPIYDAIYGSSVQHLLCRHEQGAAFAAVGYARASGKVGVCFATSGPGATNLVTGLADAMMDSVPVVAITGQVSSAVIGTDAFQEMDVLGMSLSCTKHSFMVTSLDELVPTLYRAFEIAAAGRPGPVLVDIPRDIQVAQLEYKTPLQSVAAQIPVDSAAVAAANALIANAQQPMLYVGGGVGMAGAVPQLRDFIARTGMPSVCTLKALGAVEPHTAGYLGMLGMHGNQAANHAVQESDLLVVVGARFDDRVTGKLNTFAPHAKVVHLDIDAAEQGKLRQPQVTLTGELQTLLPQLGAALDIKPWQQHVAELAEQYAWRYDRPGELIYAPALLKQLADKLPNDSVVSCDVGQHQMWVAQHMWFRKPEDHLSSAGFGTMGFGLPAAIGAQISRPEAKVVTVSGDGSFMMNVQELTTIKRRKLPVKIVLIDNQRLGMVKQWQQLFFNERYSETNLSDNPDFVTLASAFDIPGRTITQAAEVDGALDEMLNAPGAFLLHVRIDETYNVWPLVPPGAANSDMIEDLEA from the coding sequence ATGGAACAAGGGCAGACAATCAGCGGTAGTCAGGCAGTAATTGAAGTTCTGGCTGCCCACGGAGTTGATACGGTATTTGGTTATCCAGGTGGTGCCATCATGCCGATTTACGATGCAATCTATGGCAGTTCGGTACAACACCTGCTCTGTCGTCACGAACAAGGTGCAGCCTTTGCTGCGGTGGGTTATGCCCGTGCCAGCGGTAAAGTCGGTGTCTGTTTTGCTACCTCAGGCCCCGGTGCCACTAACCTTGTCACTGGCCTTGCCGATGCGATGATGGACTCAGTGCCTGTAGTGGCGATTACCGGCCAAGTGTCGTCTGCGGTGATTGGTACTGATGCGTTCCAAGAGATGGATGTGTTGGGCATGAGTTTGTCCTGCACTAAACACAGCTTTATGGTCACCAGCCTAGACGAACTGGTACCGACGCTGTATCGCGCCTTTGAAATTGCAGCTGCTGGTCGTCCGGGCCCTGTGCTGGTGGATATTCCACGCGATATCCAAGTCGCCCAACTCGAATATAAAACCCCATTACAATCCGTTGCCGCCCAAATCCCGGTGGATAGTGCCGCAGTAGCTGCAGCCAATGCGCTGATTGCCAATGCGCAACAGCCGATGTTGTATGTTGGCGGCGGGGTTGGTATGGCCGGCGCGGTACCTCAATTGCGAGATTTTATCGCCCGTACTGGCATGCCATCTGTGTGTACCTTAAAAGCCCTCGGTGCGGTTGAACCGCATACTGCGGGTTACTTGGGCATGCTCGGGATGCACGGCAATCAGGCCGCGAACCACGCCGTACAAGAAAGTGATTTGCTGGTGGTAGTCGGCGCCCGCTTCGATGACCGCGTAACTGGTAAACTCAATACCTTCGCCCCGCACGCCAAAGTGGTTCACTTAGATATCGACGCCGCCGAACAAGGCAAACTGCGTCAGCCGCAAGTCACCTTGACCGGTGAACTGCAAACATTACTGCCGCAATTAGGCGCCGCGCTGGACATCAAACCTTGGCAACAACATGTGGCCGAACTTGCTGAGCAATATGCATGGCGTTATGACCGTCCGGGCGAACTGATCTACGCCCCAGCGCTGTTGAAACAGTTGGCCGATAAACTTCCCAACGATAGCGTGGTGAGCTGTGATGTGGGCCAGCACCAGATGTGGGTGGCGCAACATATGTGGTTCCGCAAACCAGAAGATCATCTCTCCAGCGCTGGCTTCGGCACTATGGGTTTTGGTCTACCCGCTGCCATTGGCGCGCAGATTTCTCGTCCAGAAGCCAAAGTAGTGACCGTTTCAGGTGATGGCTCATTCATGATGAACGTGCAAGAGCTGACCACCATCAAACGCCGTAAACTGCCGGTGAAGATTGTGCTGATCGATAACCAGCGCTTAGGCATGGTAAAACAGTGGCAACAGCTGTTTTTTAACGAGCGCTACAGCGAAACCAACCTGTCGGATAACCCAGACTTTGTCACCTTGGCATCGGCGTTTGATATTCCGGGGCGCACCATTACCCAAGCGGCTGAAGTTGACGGCGCGCTGGATGAGATGCTCAATGCGCCGGGTGCCTTTCTGCTGCACGTGCGTATCGACGAAACCTATAACGTTTGGCCGCTGGTGCCACCCGGCGCGGCCAACAGCGACATGATTGAAGATTTGGAGGCGTAA
- the ilvC gene encoding ketol-acid reductoisomerase, with product MANYFNTLSLREKLAQLGQCRFMDRSEFANGCEYIKDWNIVILGCGAQGLNQGLNMRDSGLNISYALRPEAIAEKRASFKRASENGFKVGTFEELIPTADMVLNLTPDKQHSKVVGAVMPLMKQGSVLAYSHGFNIVEEGMQVRPDITVVMVAPKCPGTEVREEYKRGFGVPTLIAVHPENDPNGDGWEIAKAYASATGGDRAGVLQSSFIAEVKSDLMGEQTILCGMLQTGAILGYDKMVADGVEPGYAAKLIQQGYETITEALKHGGITNMMDRLSNPAKIKAFEIAEELKGILQPLFEKHMDDIISGEFSRVMMEDWANDDKNLLGWREDTNNAGFEKAPECDEHIDEQEYFDKAIFLVAMIKAGVELAFDTMVASGIIEESAYYESLHETPLIANTIARKRLYEMNVVISDTAEYGCYLFNHAAIPMLRDYVNAMSPEYLGAGLKETSNQVDNQRLIEVNSAIRNTDVEYIGEELRGYMTDMKRISLDS from the coding sequence ATGGCAAATTACTTCAACACACTGAGTTTGCGCGAAAAATTGGCGCAATTGGGACAATGTCGCTTCATGGATCGCAGTGAATTTGCGAACGGTTGCGAATATATCAAGGACTGGAACATCGTCATTCTCGGTTGTGGTGCTCAAGGTCTAAACCAAGGTTTGAACATGCGTGATTCAGGCCTGAATATTTCTTACGCGCTGCGCCCAGAAGCGATTGCTGAAAAACGTGCTTCATTCAAACGCGCCAGCGAAAACGGCTTTAAAGTGGGTACCTTTGAAGAGCTGATCCCTACGGCGGATATGGTACTGAACCTGACGCCAGACAAACAGCACAGCAAAGTCGTTGGTGCGGTAATGCCACTGATGAAACAAGGCTCAGTGTTGGCCTACTCACACGGTTTCAACATCGTTGAAGAAGGCATGCAAGTGCGTCCAGACATCACAGTTGTGATGGTTGCACCTAAGTGTCCAGGTACTGAAGTACGTGAAGAATACAAGCGTGGTTTCGGTGTACCAACGCTGATTGCGGTTCACCCAGAAAACGATCCAAATGGCGATGGCTGGGAAATCGCCAAAGCTTACGCCAGTGCTACCGGTGGTGACCGTGCCGGCGTACTGCAATCATCATTCATTGCAGAAGTGAAATCAGACTTGATGGGCGAACAAACCATCCTGTGTGGCATGCTGCAAACTGGCGCTATCTTGGGCTACGACAAAATGGTAGCTGACGGTGTTGAACCTGGCTATGCCGCTAAGTTGATCCAACAAGGCTACGAAACCATCACTGAAGCGCTGAAACACGGCGGCATCACCAACATGATGGATCGTCTGAGCAACCCAGCCAAAATCAAAGCGTTTGAAATTGCTGAAGAGCTGAAAGGTATTCTGCAACCGCTGTTTGAAAAACACATGGATGACATCATCAGCGGCGAATTTTCCCGCGTGATGATGGAAGACTGGGCTAACGACGATAAAAATCTGTTGGGCTGGCGTGAAGACACCAACAACGCGGGTTTTGAAAAAGCACCTGAGTGTGATGAGCACATCGATGAACAAGAATACTTCGATAAAGCCATCTTCTTGGTAGCGATGATCAAAGCGGGTGTTGAGTTGGCGTTCGATACCATGGTGGCTTCTGGCATCATCGAAGAATCGGCTTACTACGAATCACTGCATGAAACGCCATTGATTGCTAACACTATCGCACGTAAGCGTTTGTACGAAATGAACGTGGTGATCTCTGATACTGCAGAATACGGTTGCTACTTGTTCAACCATGCTGCGATTCCAATGCTGCGTGACTACGTCAATGCAATGTCACCAGAGTATTTGGGGGCAGGTTTGAAAGAAACCTCAAACCAAGTCGACAACCAACGCTTGATCGAAGTTAACAGCGCAATCCGCAATACCGATGTGGAATATATCGGTGAAGAACTGCGCGGTTATATGACTGATATGAAACGTATTAGCTTAGACTCTTGA
- the ilvY gene encoding HTH-type transcriptional activator IlvY: MDIRAIRLYLDLCETLHFGQTAANLHVSPSTLSRVLQRLEEEVGSKLMERDNRTVSLTHAGKLFRQYAQDTQNRWFQLRQELDSDKNLLRGTLQLYCSVTAAYSHLPALIDKFRRQQPLVDISLITGDAANAVRELQNQRADIAIAALPEDFPSQLHFSPIGKVALSVIAPAIQCQLQTLLNQSPIPWEKLPYIVPDHGPGRLRMERWFAAMGINANIYAQVGGHEAIVPMVAVGCGVSITPQVVVNNSPMMDRIRQLESPIAIAPFELGCCCKKKRMKDPLIKAFLDIL; the protein is encoded by the coding sequence ATGGATATTCGTGCGATACGGCTTTACCTCGATCTCTGCGAAACGCTGCACTTTGGTCAGACCGCTGCCAACCTGCACGTCAGCCCATCTACCCTAAGCCGGGTGTTACAGCGTTTAGAAGAGGAAGTCGGCAGTAAGTTGATGGAGCGAGATAATCGCACTGTCTCGCTCACCCACGCGGGTAAGCTGTTTCGCCAATATGCCCAAGACACTCAAAACCGCTGGTTTCAATTACGCCAAGAGTTGGATTCGGACAAAAATTTGCTGCGCGGCACACTGCAACTTTATTGCTCGGTGACCGCCGCCTACAGTCATCTGCCAGCGCTTATTGATAAGTTTCGTCGCCAGCAACCGCTCGTCGATATCAGCTTGATCACCGGTGATGCAGCCAACGCGGTACGCGAACTGCAAAACCAGCGCGCCGATATCGCCATTGCCGCACTGCCAGAAGATTTTCCTAGCCAACTGCACTTTTCGCCCATCGGTAAAGTCGCGCTGTCGGTGATTGCGCCGGCGATTCAATGTCAATTGCAAACCCTGCTCAATCAATCCCCTATTCCGTGGGAAAAGCTGCCGTATATTGTGCCTGACCATGGCCCTGGGCGGTTACGGATGGAACGCTGGTTTGCGGCGATGGGGATTAACGCCAACATTTATGCTCAAGTGGGCGGCCATGAAGCGATTGTGCCGATGGTGGCAGTGGGATGTGGCGTCAGTATCACGCCGCAAGTGGTGGTCAACAACAGCCCGATGATGGATCGCATTCGACAGCTAGAATCGCCTATCGCCATCGCCCCGTTTGAACTGGGCTGTTGTTGCAAGAAAAAGCGCATGAAAGACCCACTGATTAAGGCCTTTCTCGATATCCTTTAA
- a CDS encoding hemolysin family protein yields MSVFENLLLVIVLIAVSCLFSMSEIALAAARKIRLRQMMDEGDIRAEKVLTLQAAPGNFFTVVQIGLNAVAIMGGIVGESAFTPYFTQLLAGVLPEPWLAQVSFALSFIMVTSLFILLADLMPKRIAMVMPERIAVNLVGPMLVCIKLLRPLVWLFNSLATAIMKLFHLPMVRKDEITSDDIYAIMDAGAEAGVLDKEEQQMIENVFEMQSLSVTSAMTAREGLVFFRLQETEDVIKSKISEHPYSKFLVCDGPLDNIKGYVDAKELLVRVINGKPIDLNDSSLVHPSLIVPDTLSMSEAMEYFRQQRTDFAIVMNEYALVVGIVTSNDLQSAVMGAWSLHETEEQIVARDANSWLVDGVTPISDVMRAFNIDEFPQSQNYETVAGFMMYMLRKIPKRTDSVNFAGYKFEVVDIDSYKVDQLLVTRINVEEIVPVKLDPSKS; encoded by the coding sequence ATGAGTGTGTTTGAAAATCTTTTATTAGTCATAGTGTTAATTGCTGTTAGCTGTTTATTTTCGATGTCGGAAATTGCCTTAGCGGCTGCGCGTAAGATCCGTTTGCGGCAGATGATGGATGAGGGTGATATTCGCGCCGAAAAGGTGCTGACCTTGCAAGCGGCACCGGGCAACTTCTTTACCGTGGTGCAGATTGGCCTTAATGCGGTGGCTATCATGGGCGGTATTGTGGGCGAAAGTGCCTTTACCCCCTATTTTACCCAACTGTTAGCAGGTGTTTTACCTGAACCTTGGCTCGCGCAGGTGAGTTTTGCCTTGTCATTTATCATGGTGACCAGCTTATTTATTTTGCTGGCTGATCTGATGCCAAAGCGTATTGCGATGGTGATGCCGGAGCGCATCGCGGTCAATCTGGTGGGGCCAATGTTGGTGTGTATCAAGTTGCTGCGGCCACTGGTGTGGCTGTTCAACAGCTTGGCGACCGCCATTATGAAACTGTTTCATCTGCCGATGGTGCGTAAAGATGAAATCACTTCAGATGATATCTACGCCATTATGGATGCAGGCGCTGAGGCCGGTGTGCTCGATAAAGAAGAGCAGCAGATGATTGAAAACGTATTTGAGATGCAATCGCTCAGCGTGACCTCGGCGATGACCGCCCGTGAAGGCTTAGTGTTCTTTCGTCTGCAAGAAACAGAAGACGTGATTAAATCCAAGATCAGTGAGCATCCTTACAGTAAATTCCTTGTGTGTGATGGCCCGCTGGATAACATCAAAGGCTATGTGGATGCGAAAGAGTTGCTGGTACGAGTAATTAACGGTAAGCCGATTGACCTCAATGACAGTTCGTTAGTGCATCCGAGTCTGATTGTGCCGGACACGCTGAGCATGTCAGAGGCGATGGAGTATTTCCGTCAGCAACGCACCGATTTCGCTATCGTGATGAACGAATATGCGTTAGTGGTGGGGATTGTTACCTCGAACGACCTGCAAAGTGCGGTGATGGGCGCTTGGTCGCTGCATGAAACCGAAGAGCAGATTGTTGCCCGTGATGCCAACTCATGGCTGGTGGACGGGGTAACCCCGATCAGCGACGTGATGCGTGCCTTCAATATTGACGAATTTCCGCAGAGCCAAAACTATGAAACCGTGGCCGGTTTTATGATGTATATGCTGCGTAAAATTCCGAAGCGGACCGACTCGGTTAACTTTGCGGGTTACAAGTTTGAAGTGGTCGATATCGACAGCTACAAGGTTGATCAGTTGTTGGTGACCCGTATCAATGTGGAAGAGATTGTGCCAGTCAAACTCGACCCGAGTAAGTCATAG